The genomic window GATATGGAAAATGAAAAGTTTAAATTTTGGAATGCTTTTATTGGAATGGGCTATGATAAAGGGCAATTTAGCTTCGAATGGAATCCTAAAATGTTACCCCATATTTTAGAATTAAAAGATGCTTATTACATCACGACAGATTTGACTATTGCTTCGAACTTTAAAAGTAGTTTTTCGTGGACGTTGTACGATTATATAAAAGCTCATTATGGTTATTGGCACAAAGTAATATCAAAAGAAGAATTGATGAAATTATTCGGTGTAGAATCGACAAAAACGTATGCTGGAAATACAGCTCAATTTAAACGTGGCGTGCTTGATATAGCTATTAAAGAAATTAATGAATATACCGAATTAGAAGTATGGTATAAAGTTGAAAAAGAAGGTCGTTCAATTGCTAGATTTGATCTAATTTGGTCCAATGGACAAAAGCTAACGAGTGCCACAAAGAAGCAGATTAAAGAGATTCAAAGCATCGTGGACATTGTTTCTGAGGATATGTTTGAATACATGAACCTTGATAGTGAGAACGATCGATTACGAGCGAGAGATTTAATTATTGAAATTGAGAGTATGAAACAGTTTGTAGAAGAACCGATCTCGATTACGAGTGAGCGAGCCAATGAACTGATTCAAAAAACTGTATGGAATTTTAGGCAATTAAATGGCTTACTTCAAAAAAACCATAAAGCTTTATCTCCTGGATCAGTAAAGAAAGTGGAATTCTATAATTGGCTTGAAGAAAGGGGATAAAAAAAGAAAGGCAAAAACAGGAATAAATCTGTAATATGAATGCTAAGAAGTGGGGGGATGCTGAAATGACATTGAACGAATATTATCAGCGCTACGAATTAATTTTAAAAATGCCTATAGGTTCGATCGAGAAAGACAAAATGCTATCAAGTCTTATGACAGATTTAGAAAGAAATTTTCACATCCCAATGATTAAAAATGAAAGTTGGCAACAAGAGCA from Planococcus sp. MSAK28401 includes these protein-coding regions:
- a CDS encoding replication initiation protein → MARVNAKKKLVSYENSIKKSKELSMAKLYQGLTLNQMQLLAFSIFSTQQNGLTEFRKSDFEKKFGVTQYRTEDAMKDSDKITSIKFSTIDMENEKFKFWNAFIGMGYDKGQFSFEWNPKMLPHILELKDAYYITTDLTIASNFKSSFSWTLYDYIKAHYGYWHKVISKEELMKLFGVESTKTYAGNTAQFKRGVLDIAIKEINEYTELEVWYKVEKEGRSIARFDLIWSNGQKLTSATKKQIKEIQSIVDIVSEDMFEYMNLDSENDRLRARDLIIEIESMKQFVEEPISITSERANELIQKTVWNFRQLNGLLQKNHKALSPGSVKKVEFYNWLEERG